In the genome of Lathyrus oleraceus cultivar Zhongwan6 chromosome 4, CAAS_Psat_ZW6_1.0, whole genome shotgun sequence, the window ccaaccatgatgatgatgatgtatcactgCAATCAAGATGAAATCCAATATCCTtggagaatcatgaaaccctaattcactgcccaatcctcagatggccaatgatcagtcaataaaccctaggcttgcaccttgacttcctcatcttctgatcaagacttgggagaatggcttgcacaatgtaaccacatgatatgcaatatgcaatgcctaatgacctaaaaatgtaatgcaatatgttaagcttaatcccaagagaggagggcaaattttgaggtgttacagctgccgGCTGGAATCGAAGCATGTTCATGGAAAATAGGCGCTGAAACAAAACAACATTCCAAAAATGCTGAAGCGGAGGATCGAAGGAGGTAGCGCGCTAGCCTCCAAAACGACTGCGTTTGGTTAAGTGGAGGAAAATGGATTTTTCAGAGATGTTATGGACCGGATTCGAACACAGGACAAGGCAGTGACGGGCGCTTCTACAGTGTTCATCATGCGCTGAACCAGACCAAACCCTAAGTACTATTCATGCAAGGAGGCgtatggtggtttccaccgtcttcttcatgaagacggtggcgctacagtgatgttcaatttttttttccagatttgCGCAATATATACATCAATGGAAAGGTTACGATGCGTAGAGCACGGATCCAACATTATTTTAGCCTAATTCCTAATGAATCAAGAGAATCGAACAAAAACAAAATTGCACACCAAACTTTAAACTCACGTATCTCATGCAATATTCATCCATTTTTTTATGAAATCTATATCAGAATTTCCAGCATGAATAGATCTACAACATTATGTGCATCAAATTAAGAATTAAGAGACTCGAAATTTCAccaacctggaatggcagtgatcAAAACAGTGTGCTCAAGGCCTCCAAAGTGTGTAGATCTCCTCCTTtgctcttgttatgaagcttgatgtagaaatggatgcttgccacgacctagatcttgcttaatttgcACTTGCCATTGATGTGTTCATATGCTTGACATGCTTCAAACCTTGCTCAATTTCCACAAAAACTGGATGAATCATGCTCCAAATGTCATGAGGATGATGGATCTATCAAGAAAATGTATggttgtgtggagaaaatttgaattccaatgagagagaattttggagggaaaatgagatctagatctagaatttgtgattatgaacaattctgttatgatttatCTTATATACCATGTACTAATTACATTGTAATCACAATTAGACATGTACTAATCATAATTAAGGAGATTAGGAGTGttttgcaaaaaatgaaaaatgaaggtGCATGGCTAAttttggacgtgaacagtaacatgctaacatccaaatccacttaaaatcacctaatgaacacaatgagattggtattttgttcatatgatgcaccaaattcaaatttgtcattttccctccaaaatgagcatgcatgcgcaaatgattatatgattaaatttcatgcaatgcaatattggatttggaaaatataggtcaagacaagaattttgcaaaaagagtggcttcatttggagttttgagccaaaagttatggcttgttgaagttccatgcacacttggcaatcatttgctcatatctccccaaccattcatcagaaattcatgatcttggactttttggaaatgggagagaaatatctacaactttcatatTGGACAAAAATTCACTTGAggcttctttgatgatgtaaaatcaagttgaatttgaaccaaaatctttccatttttggaaacttttaattacaggtcactttccatttttggaaagttttgatttgacctcaaattcttTAAGATAAGTGTTTGCAATGACAAATGAacttctttgggacatgaatgaagtgtctcaaaccatttctccccctcctagccctcagttgactttctgttgacttttatgggccctagatgacctggcaatgcactgatcagcttgagcctcaaccacttggggaattggctcagaaatgaaaccctagctcagATAAGCTCAATAAAATGACCATGTGATCTGCATCATCAATAGAATACCTCTTCTCCTTAAGAATCCctgattggaagaatgcattgattagggttgaccagaggtcaaaaccctaatccagaggaatctaagcatgaacaatgaaccccttgaggatgacataaccatgatgatgatgatgtacccttgcaatcaagataatgctcaacctccttgaagaaccaagaaaaccctaattgaagtacaaaccctcagatggttgacgatcaattcaataagaccctcaggcttgaaccacacaacttctccatctctgacaagaccttagaggatgacttgtcttattttcacatgatatgcaatatgtaatgactaatgccctaaatatgaaatgcaatatgctaagctagtcccaagaagaggagggcaaattttgaggtgttacaggaGCAGGTGGGGTAGACCGAAACACTCGTGAAGGTTTGTCCATAAAGGACATATCGAGAGAGCGTTCTTCGAACGCTAACGACATGGTAGCAGAGAAACCTGGGAAAAAGTTCTTAACTTTCCCAACTTGTGACCTGGAAGTCGGATATGGCCCCAAGAAAGCGAAGAGTTTGTTGGACCGAGAAAATGGAATGAGTATCTATTTGGCCCATTTAGAGATCTTTTCTTTTGACAATGGAGGTTCAGTGATGAAATCTCTTCCCTGTTCATCTTCCTCTGGTGGGATTGTGAAAGCTACCAGATTCTTTCCTGTGTCAAGCTTGGAAGAGCTTTTTAGGAGAATAATTTTTTTTCTCTCTGCGCAAGAAAGCTATGAAAAGAGTTGAAATAAAGAAGCAGAGAAAGAAGTTGGAGCTGGGTATTTATATCTTTTTTCTTTGCATGCCTAAGTACAGACACATGGCATCCGTGTGGAGATGTTGAAACAATTTTGTGTTACGAAATGAGGCATTAATGTGAGTGGAGCAGTTAAAGCAGACATGCACATCCATGACTTCTTGGAAAATAGGAATGATGATGAGATTCTGAACAGATCTCATTGAAAATGACAATGTGTTGTAAAAAAAGGGAAATACTGATAATAACGTCAGCGAAGAAATGGAAGTAGTATCgaaaaatacaataaaaaatgCCACGTTTCTTTTTTCTGATTCAAATCAAAACATGACATTTTGTGGGGTAATTTGTTACCTTGGATTCTTTGAGAGGACTTTCTTCCTCATCCCCGTCCATGTGAAAAAAAATTCCTCATCTTTGAAGTCTCAAATAGAAATTTCTCCACGAGAATCCCCACTAACAAATTTAAGTTGAAATCGCTATAGCTAATGCATTTGAGATCTTTCTTGTTTGTAActcctttttttttctttcaacttTTCATATAATATGAATCTTTCCTTATTTTTGTCAAATAAAgaattttcatatttttttacTCTAACTTTCTCAAATGCAAATTGTGTGTCATAAGTAACAAGCGGCTGGTTCAAGAATATAAATGGTTTTTTCTTCACGTTGTTCATAGTAAAAGTTAGAGGTCTCATAAAAAATATTTGAGGAaatttcattttgaattttttttaaaattgttaCACTATCAAATGTTTTTTCTTCGGGGTTTTGAATTgtactttttccttttttaaAATCATTAATATTAGTGTTTTATTTACCAAATGTTATATTTTAAGGATTTTTTGGGTTTGgtattttaattttcttttttagttatgttcttttttttatcgttctattttatttttgtaaaaaaaatttacttttgggtttgttttgggatGAAATTTCTATTATTTGAGATTGATTGAGGATTGAGATTTTTAATTTATTgtgatataatccaagttgttTACCCCAAGCCCAAAATTAATTAGGGTTTAAGGTTTGTTACTTAGTATAAAAGTTAGTTGTATATAAATAGACATGTTTTATAATTCAGTTTGTACAATCATAATTCAATATTATCAATCATTATTTTCATTCTCTCTCATTCTTGCTCTCCTCACTAAAAGTGTCTCACAcactaacaaattggtatctagagcttcAGTTAGTTTCTTGATCGTCTTTTCAAGAATCACACATTGGTGATCGTGGATTGTTAATCGCGTTTATTGCAAAGATGAATGGTAACAATGACATTCTGaattctcttccaattcttgacgACAAGAATTGGATTTGATGGAGAAAACAAATGCAATATTTGTTTGACTTTTATGAAACCATAGAAGTGGTTACTAATGGCGTCCTTGAGATTGTTGAGAATGCAACTGATGCTCAGAGAGTCTTGAACAAGAAGGCCAAGAAGAAAGACTGCATGAATGCATTTTATATTCAATCGACGGTAAACACGGTGAACTTTGATCGGATTTCTCATGCTAAATCGCCGAAGGAGGCATGGGATATTCTTGTCAAGTATTACGAATAAGGTGAGAAGGTTAAAGTTGTCAAATTGCATACAATGCGAAGGCAATATGAATTACTGCAgatgggaggagatgaaaagatTGCAGGCTATGTGTCGAAGGTGCAGAATCTCGTCCATCTCATGAAGGATCGTGGTGAAACCCTAACTGATTAGATGATAGTTGATAAGGCAATGCATACATTGACCTTTCATTTTTATCATATTATTGTAgctattcaagaatccaacaatattgAAACCATGAAACTAgaagatttggttggttcgtTGGAGGCAAATGAGATTAGGATTGTCGAAAGGAAATGGGTTCAAGATTCGTTACAAGCACTGCAGGCTCAGGCATGGAAGAAGCATGGTGGTTCCAACAAATTCAAAGGCAAAAGAGACAAGACTCTGAGCAATAAGTCATGGTTGAATCCTCAAAAGCGTAAGGTCGATGATAGGGCTTCCGAATCCTTGAAAAGAGGAGAAGGAAACTCTtatcagaaagacaaagagaaaaaAAGTGTGCAGTGCTATAACTGTGAAAAGTTGGGTCACTTGGCCAAGAATTATTGTACAATAAAGACAAGAGGGCGACAAAAGACAAGAGGAAGGAGCAAACCTTACATACCAAGATTCATATGATTTTGAAGATATGGTGGTTATGGATTCAGTTGCAGATAACCATGCCGACTCCAAGATCCGGTTCCTCGACTTGGACTGTTGGAATCACATGACTAGTCAAAAAGTATGGTTAGTAGATTTCGACTTAtcgaagaagagcaaggtcaaTCTTGTTGATGATAGCTCGTTGCAAGTAGAAGGTACTGGCAACATAGTTATTCAAAGGAACAATGGAGGAAAAGCTATGATGAAATATGTACTCAATGTACATGGAATAAAGTGCAATATGCTAAGTGTTGAACAACTGGTCAAAAAAGGTTTCTCAGTGATTATGAAAGATGGAGCCTTGGAACTGTTTGACATTCAGAATAATTTGGTCTTGAAATATCCTTTGTCAAATAATAAGACATTCAAGACCATGATCAGTTCGACTGAAGTATAATGTCTACAAATTGTTGTCGACCACAAGCATAGTTGGTCGTGACATTTGAGGTTTGGACATTTGAACTTTAGACCATTCAATCAACTAATTACTCATGATATGGTAATTTGTATACCAAGTCTTACGATGCCCGACAAAATTTGTGAAGATTGCTTAGTCGGAAAGCAACCCAAAAAGTCTTTCGTTTCGACTATGCCAATGAGATCCTCCTGCATACTTGATGTTGTACATTCAGATGTATGTGGCCCTTTTGAGTAGCATACCATTGGTGGGAATAGGTACTTTGTTTCGTGTGTTGATGAGTTTAGTATAAAGTTGTGGATCTATGTGATTAAACGAAAGGACAAAGTATTCGAAAActtta includes:
- the LOC127136402 gene encoding uncharacterized protein LOC127136402, with amino-acid sequence MRRQYELLQMGGDEKIAGYVSKVQNLVHLMKDRAIQESNNIETMKLEDLVGSLEANEIRIVERKWVQDSLQALQAQAWKKHGGSNKFKGKRDKTLSNKSWLNPQKRKVDDRASESLKRGEGNSYQKDKEKKSVQCYNCEKLGHLAKNYFADNHADSKIRFLDLDCWNHMTSQKVWLVDFDLSKKSKVNLVDDSSLQVEGTGNIVIQRNNGGKAMMKYVLNVHGIKCNMLSVEQLVKKGFSVIMKDGALELFDIQNNLVLKYPLSNNKTFKTMISSTEV